In Pseudoduganella albidiflava, a single window of DNA contains:
- the tolQ gene encoding protein TolQ, whose amino-acid sequence MNGSQDLSFIALISNAHLIVQLIMALLLGLSIVSWTYIFKKWFDVRAARRLTIDFEKTFWAGGNLHQLYQAAGSNRANNGALSRIFEAGMGEFIKGKQAVAANRETFDGGALLDGARRAMRAAFQREMDVLESHLAFLASVGSVSPYIGLLGTVWGIMNAFRGLANVQQATLSAVAPGIAEALIATAIGLFAAIPAVVAYNRFSHDIDRLAIRFESFVEEFSNILQRQSR is encoded by the coding sequence ATGAACGGTTCCCAAGATCTTTCCTTCATCGCCCTCATCTCCAACGCCCACCTGATCGTCCAGCTGATCATGGCGTTGCTGCTCGGCCTCTCGATCGTCAGCTGGACCTACATTTTCAAGAAATGGTTCGACGTGCGCGCCGCGCGCCGCCTGACGATCGACTTCGAGAAAACCTTCTGGGCCGGCGGCAACCTGCACCAGCTGTACCAGGCCGCCGGCAGCAACCGCGCCAACAATGGCGCGCTGTCGCGCATCTTCGAAGCGGGTATGGGCGAGTTCATCAAGGGCAAGCAGGCCGTGGCGGCCAACCGTGAAACGTTCGATGGCGGCGCGCTGCTCGACGGCGCCCGCCGCGCGATGCGCGCCGCGTTCCAGCGCGAGATGGATGTGCTCGAATCGCACCTGGCATTCCTGGCGTCGGTCGGTTCCGTCTCGCCGTATATCGGCCTGCTGGGCACCGTGTGGGGCATCATGAACGCCTTCCGCGGCCTGGCCAACGTGCAGCAGGCCACGCTGTCGGCCGTGGCGCCCGGCATCGCCGAAGCGCTGATCGCCACCGCGATCGGCCTGTTCGCGGCGATCCCGGCGGTGGTGGCCTACAACCGTTTTTCGCACGACATCGACCGCCTGGCGATCCGCTTTGAAAGCTTCGTCGAGGAATTCTCCAACATCCTGCAGCGCCAGTCGCGATAG
- a CDS encoding ExbD/TolR family protein, producing the protein MASSFNSGSMRGGRGRKLKSEINVVPYIDVMLCLLIIFMVMPSSNNPSSIDLPHAEKSVRPPDAYIQVTIKPNGALSIGIAGKNADAPETAPNRDALVRKLAALHEENPDYPVLIAGDKESKYDDVIQLISEAKKMGINRVGLATK; encoded by the coding sequence ATGGCGTCTTCCTTCAACAGTGGCAGCATGCGTGGCGGCCGCGGCCGCAAGCTGAAGTCCGAGATCAACGTCGTGCCGTATATCGACGTGATGCTGTGCCTGCTGATCATCTTCATGGTGATGCCGAGCTCGAACAACCCCAGTTCGATCGACCTGCCGCATGCGGAAAAATCGGTGCGCCCACCGGATGCGTACATCCAGGTCACGATCAAGCCCAATGGTGCGCTGTCGATCGGCATCGCGGGCAAGAATGCCGATGCGCCCGAGACGGCGCCGAACCGCGATGCGCTGGTGCGCAAGCTGGCGGCGCTGCACGAGGAGAATCCCGACTATCCGGTGCTGATCGCGGGGGACAAGGAAAGCAAGTACGACGACGTGATCCAGCTGATTTCCGAAGCGAAAAAGATGGGCATCAACCGCGTCGGTCTGGCGACGAAGTAA